GAGTTTGCTATGATTTTCAAATGATTGAGGAAGTGCCAATTGAAGGGCATGATATAACTTTGGATCTTGTCATTAATGAAAGTGAAGTTTTATAATTCTTGGAAAACTATGGAAAATAAAAATTAAAAAAAATTTTTTCTTGAAATTATAAAAAAAAAATGATATTATATATTGCTAAAATAAACAAAATATTTTAATAAAAATCCCCAAAAGTTTATTCACTATTAATTAGATCAGTATTAACGGGGTTCGAGTATATTCTAATTCGGACTACAAAGCAAATTCAACAGTCCGAATTTATTATTTTATAATTTCTATTGGTCAAAAAATTCTTTTAACGCTATTTCCCATTTAAACAGTGAACTGGCTACAAATTTTCTTGCAAGAGACTAAAATCTCTTGTTAGCAAATAATAATTTCTATTTTTAAATGGGATTTAGTATAAAATTAAAAGAAGTAAATTTCAGGAAGGAGGTCTATATGAAGAAAAAGTTAAAAAATAATAATTTTTTGATCCCATCTTTTTTAGCAGGAATGACAGGTTTAGGATTTGGAGAAAAAGTGGAATCAAATAATGCTCCATCCATAAATATTACAAATGAGAAATTATCTCGAAATAAAAGAAATTTATTAAATAAGAAAAATATTGAATTTTCAAAAAACGAAGAAATTTACGATATTATAAAAAATAACTTGAAAAATGAAGATGAATTTAAAGTAGATTTTGGATATTTAAATGGATTTCACAAAAGTCCAATTGATAATTCTTTTTCAGAACCTGAAAAAATTAATGAAAAAGATTCCACCAAAACTGAAACAACAGTTCCTTATGTTATTATTAATCCTGAAAATGGACCTTCTGACAAGGCAGAATATGAATATATTGTTCAAATTAGAAAAAATAAGGAAATGGGAATCAAAAATTTAGGATATGTCACAACAGATGAATATACAAAAAGTATAAAAAAAGTAACTTCTGAAATTGATAAATACATACAGTTTTACGGCTCAAACAATATTTCTGGATTTTTTATTGATGAAATCTCATCAGGAACAAATCCACTGGAAGTCGACTATATGGCACAAATATATAATCATATAAAAAATAAGTATCCCAACTCAATCGTAGTTGCAAATCCTGGCGGCACAATAACTGATGCAATGTCTAAATACTCTGATTTATGGCTAACAAGCGAACAATCAGCCGATAATTA
The DNA window shown above is from Leptotrichia wadei and carries:
- a CDS encoding spherulation-specific family 4 protein, whose translation is MKKKLKNNNFLIPSFLAGMTGLGFGEKVESNNAPSINITNEKLSRNKRNLLNKKNIEFSKNEEIYDIIKNNLKNEDEFKVDFGYLNGFHKSPIDNSFSEPEKINEKDSTKTETTVPYVIINPENGPSDKAEYEYIVQIRKNKEMGIKNLGYVTTDEYTKSIKKVTSEIDKYIQFYGSNNISGFFIDEISSGTNPLEVDYMAQIYNHIKNKYPNSIVVANPGGTITDAMSKYSDLWLTSEQSADNYINHWTPRTYNFENDPKNANRIVHVIHSATPEQYETLLKLSKERNAGFIMIATDIPNVPGNLPQNFENLILPVNTPETETASDEKNISNEQLATENTDTELISNNSENPASEEIAENLRIEDKFDLQKFVSSGKYSINGNLKISALDFWNFLNLQCKPDIFLSYFNLRYDILGEFTVKPSERINKFGDFKFNLSKNWDV